One Prunus dulcis chromosome 7, ALMONDv2, whole genome shotgun sequence DNA segment encodes these proteins:
- the LOC117635717 gene encoding inactive protein RESTRICTED TEV MOVEMENT 2-like, which translates to MDSNSEVVSIIRSYEDFMPYCKFQREEQYDTYQIPLHGFKIAQFNVCLNEEKETINIEGQRPVDGTRWSRFRQEFKVPCDVYNTEDIHARFGYGVLSIRLPKKKPSNDASDSVVKKSLLSRLKTSKMAILRIAIAVVVGVAVGGYVTFKCLPSKHAIEKH; encoded by the exons ATGGATTCCAACAGTGAAGTCGTTAGCATTATACGTTCTTATGAGGATTTCATGCCTTACTGCAAGTTCCAAAGAGAGGAACAATACGATACATACCAGATTCCTCTCCATG GTTTCAAGATTGCGCAATTCAATGTATGCTTGAATGAGGAGAAAGAGACCATAAACATTGAAGGCCAACGTCCTGTGGATGGAACCAGATGGAGTCGTTTCCGCCAAGAATTCAAAGTGCCTTGTGATGTTTATAACACCGAGGATATTCATGCAAGGTTTGGTTATGGCGTTCTTTCCATAAGGCtgccaaaaaagaaaccttCAAATGACGCATCTGATTCAGTTGTCAAAAAAAGTTTGCTTTCGAGGCTGAAAACTAGTAAAATGGCGATCCTGAGAATTGCAATAGCTGTTGTTGTGGGCGTGGCTGTTGGAGGTTACGTAACCTTCAAATGCTTGCCATCCAAGCACGCTATTGAGAAGCACTAA
- the LOC117634002 gene encoding 17.6 kDa class I heat shock protein 2-like has protein sequence METKLAANDEQCYEVFEPFCQWKKEEGLDILEVHLPGFKRQDVRVQINNKGILTISGKQSMEEETASPPSRFLKEIKISTNCNTSGIRAKFSHGILSISLPKKLTNLSTQLSGSGDKIKASEIATWSSINYYLLGLRSKVLSKEMVLKMAGVALGMALGGYAIYRYPKSACVQN, from the exons ATGGAAACCAAGCTTGCAGCAAACGATGAGCAGTGTTACGAGGTCTTTGAACCGTTTTGCCAgtggaagaaagaagaaggacttGACATTCTTGAGGTTCATCTACCAG GTTTCAAAAGGCAAGATGTCAGAGTTCAAATCAACAACAAGGGCATCCTAACCATTAGTGGAAAGCAATCTATGGAAGAAGAAACTGCATCTCCACCCAGCCGCTTCCTCAAAGAGATCAAAATTTCTACAAATTGTAATACCAGTGGAATCCGTGCTAAGTTTTCGCATGGAATTCTTTCCATATCTTTGCCTAAGAAATTGACAAACCTTTCAACACAATTATCAGGCAGCGGAGACAAGATTAAGGCCTCTGAAATTGCTACATGGTCGtcaattaattactatttacttGGTTTAAGAAGCAAAGTTTTAAGCAAGGAGATGGTTCTGAAGATGGCGGGGGTCGCTCTGGGAATGGCTCTTGGAGGTTATGCAATATATAGATATCCAAAGTCAGCTTGTGTCCAAAACTGA
- the LOC117633504 gene encoding annexin A13-like produces MGTKMLNMSALNLESECKEIHDSWGQLNQLALALAGRTRLERQHIRETYKAIYGEDLANRLQKADQMADNRKQAAAGVGVSPKLCAALSMWMIEQHERDAIVVQEALDDQQGDINYSALVEIFVGRKSSQILLIKQAYQRGFRRQLDQDIIHIEPPHPYQKILVALVASHKAHQADISQHIAKSDARRLYETGEGSSGPIEAVVLEILSKRSIPQLKLTFSFYKHIYGHEYTEFLKTRNSGEFENAMKTVVQCIYRPATYFATILYASIKGSMTDKGALARVMVNRAEVDMDEIQREFKRQHGIELRDALCDSDKIPSGDYRDFLVALTASK; encoded by the exons ATGGGCACCAAAATGCTAAACATGTCAGCCCTCAATCTTGAAAGTGAATGCAAAGAGATTCATGATTCTTGGGGACAGCTAAACCAACTGGCTCTGGCTTTGGCTGGCCGAACCCGGCTTGAAAGGCAACATATTAGAGAAACTTACAAGGCAATTTATGGAGAGGACTTGGCAAACAGACTCCAAAAGGCAGATCAAATGGCTGACAACAGAAAACAGGCAGCTGCTGGTGTTGGGGTTTCACCAAAATTATGTGCAGCCTTGTCCATGTGGATGATAGAGCAGCACGAACGCGATGCAATTGTGGTCCAGGAGGCCCTTGATGATCAGCAAGGTGACATAAACTATAGCGCTCTTGTAGAGATTTTTGTTGGTCGAAAATCAAGTCAAATCCTTCTCATCAAACAAGCATATCAGAGAGGATTTAGGAGGCAGTTGGACCAAGATATCATCCATATTGAGCCTCCCCATCCTTACCAAAAG ATACTGGTGGCATTGGTTGCATCCCACAAGGCACACCAAGCAGATATTAGCCAACATATCGCCAAGTCAGATGCACGGAGGCTCTACGAAACAGGGGAGGGGAGTTCAGGGCCCATAGAAGCTGTTGTACTAGAAATACTAAGCAAACGGAGCATTCCACAGCTTAAACTTacattttctttctataaaCACATCTATGGACATGAGTATACAGAG TTCCTGAAGACCAGAAACTCTGGAGAATTTGAAAACGCAATGAAAACAGTCGTCCAATGCATCTACAGACCAGCTACCTATTTTGCTACG ATATTGTATGCAAGCATCAAGGGGTCCATGACCGATAAAGGCGCATTGGCACGCGTGATGGTGAACAGAGCTGAAGTAGACATGGATGAAATTCAAAGGGAATTTAAGAGGCAGCATGGGATTGAACTCAGAGATGCATTATGTGACAGTGACAAAATCCCATCTGGGGATTACAGAGACTTTCTTGTTGCCTTGACGGCCTCCAAATGA